In the genome of Mugil cephalus isolate CIBA_MC_2020 chromosome 21, CIBA_Mcephalus_1.1, whole genome shotgun sequence, one region contains:
- the sesn1 gene encoding sestrin-1 isoform X2: MRHAVAPAQDVENDSFAVTDLLKICTHCERLGKKDLGVRIPRPLGNGPSRFIPEKEILQVSKVDARTQLIFEDAFAALGRLDNISLVMGFHPQYLESFLRTQHYLLQMDGPLSLHYRHYIGIMAAARHQCSYLVNLHVNDFIQVGGDPKWLNGLDEAPQKLQQLGELNKILAHRPWLLTKEHIERLLKAEEHSWSLAELIHAVVLLTHYHSLASFTFGCGITPEIHCDGGHTFRPPSLSQYCVCDIANGNGHANHHDDFLGNQEMCGEVEVLMERMKQLQECRDDEEASQEEMATRFEREKTESMLVVTAEDEECVPSRDVSRHFEDPSYGYKDFSRRGEHVPTFRAQDYSWEDHGFSLVNRLYPDVGQMLDEKFQMAYNLTYNTMATHKDVDTSMLRRAIWNYIHCMFGIRYDDYNYGEINQLLDRSFKIYIKTMVCSPEKTTKRMYESFWRQFQHSEKVHVNLLLMEARMQAELLYALRAITRYMT; the protein is encoded by the exons ATGAGGCACGCGGTCGCACCTGCACAGGACGTGGAAAATGATTCTTTCGCAGTGACAGACCTGTTAAAGATATGCACCCATTGTGAACGGCTGGGCaaaaag GACTTGGGAGTAAGGATCCCAAGACCACTAGGCAACGGACCAAGCAGATTTATCCCAGAAAAGGAG ATTCTTCAAGTCAGTAAAGTGGACGCCAGGACACAGTTGATATTCGAGGATGCGTTTGCAGCCCTCGGTCGCCTCGACAACATTTCCCTGGTGATGGGCTTCCACCCGCAGTACCTGGAGAGCTTCCTCCGGACGCAGCACTACCTGCTGCAGATGGACGGGCCCCTGTCTTTGCACTACCGACACTACATCGGCATCATG GCTGCCGCCAGACACCAGTGTTCCTACTTGGTCAACCTCCACGTGAACGACTTCATCCAGGTCGGGGGGGACCCGAAGTGGCTCAACGGCCTGGACGAAGCCCcgcagaagctgcagcagctcggGGAGCTCAACAAGATCCTGGCCCACCGGCCGTGGCTCCTCACCAAGGAGCACATCGAG CGCCTGTTGAAGGCAGAGGAGCACAGCTGGTCCCTGGCAGAGCTGATCCACGCCGTGGTCCTCCTCACACACTACCACTCCCTCGCCTCCTTCACCTTCGGCTGCGGCATCACGCCCGAGATCCACTGCGACGGCGGCCACACGTTCAGGCCCCCCTCCCTCAGCCAGTACTGCGTGTGCGACATCGCCAACGGCAACGGCCACGCCAACCACCACGACGATTTCCTCGGCAACCAA GAAATGTGCGGTGAGGTGGAGGTGCTGATGGAGAGGatgaagcagctgcaggagtGTCGTGACGACGAGGAGGCCAGCCAGGAGGAGATGGCGACCCGCTTCGAGAGGGAGAAGACCGAGAGCATGCTGGTGGTCACGGCGGAGGACGAGGAGTGCGTCCCCTCGAGAGACGTGTCCCGCCACTTCGAGGACCCCAGCTACGGCTACAAGGACTTCTCCAGGAGGGGGGAGCATGTGCCTACGTTCAGAGCGCAG GATTACAGCTGGGAGGACCACGGCTTCTCTCTGGTCAACCGGCTGTATCCAGATGTGGGTCAGATGCTGGACGAGAAGTTTCAGATGGCCTACAACCTGACCTACAACACCATGGCAACGCACAAGGACGTGGACACCAGTATGCTGCGCAGGGCCATCTGGAACTACATCCACTGCATGTTTGGCATCAG gtATGATGATTATAATTACGGGGAGATAAACCAGCTTCTGGACCGCAGCTTTAAGATCTATATTAAGACCATGGTGTGCAGTCCTGAGAAAACAACCAAACGAATGTATGAGAGTTTCTGGAGGCAGTTTCAGCACTCCGAGAAG GTCCACGTTAACCTGCTTCTTATGGAAGCGCGAATGCAAGCAGAACTGTTATACGCTCTGAGAGCGATCACCCGCTACATGACATGA